A genomic segment from Nicotiana tabacum cultivar K326 chromosome 9, ASM71507v2, whole genome shotgun sequence encodes:
- the LOC107829417 gene encoding calmodulin-like — MRSLGQNPTEVELQDMINEVDADGNGTIDFPEFLNLMARKMKDTDSKEELKEAFSVFDKDQNRFISAAELHHVMTNLGEKLTDEEVDEMIREADVDGDGQINYEEFVKVMMAR; from the coding sequence ATGCGGTCGTTGGGACAAAATCCAACTGAGGTTGAGCTTCAAGACATGATCAATGAAGTAGATGCTGATGGAAATGGAACCATTGATTTCCCGGAGTTCCTTAACCTGATGGCTCGCAAGATGAAAGACACTGATTCTAAGGAGGAGCTCAAGGAAGCTTTCAGTGTGTTCGACAAGGATCAGAACAGATTTATTTCTGCAGCTGAGCTGCACCATGTCATGACAAACCTAGGCGAGAAGCTTACTGATGAAGAAGTTGATGAGATGATTCGTGAAGCTGATGTGGATGGTGATGGCCAGATCAACTATGAGGAGTTCGTCAAAGTCATGATGGCCAGGTGA
- the LOC107824434 gene encoding calmodulin-2-like — MADQLTDDQISEFKEAFSLFDKDGDGCITTKELGTVMRSLGQNPTKVELQDMINEVDADGNGTIDFSKFLNLMARKMKDTDSEEELKEAFRVFDKDQNGFISAAELRHVMTNLGEKLTDEEVYEMISEADVDGDGQINYEEFVKVMMVR, encoded by the coding sequence atggcaGATCAGCTCACAGATGATCAGATCTCTGAATTCAAAGAAGCTTTCAGCCTTTTCGATAAGGATGGAGATGGTTGCATCACCACTAAGGAGCTTGGGACAGTGATGCGGTCGTTGGGACAAAATCCAACTAAGGTTGAGCTTCAAGACATGATCAATGAAGTAGATGCTGATGGAAATGGAACCATTGATTTCTCGAAGTTCCTTAACCTGATGGCTCGCAAGATGAAAGACACTGATTCTGAGGAGGAGCTCAAGGAAGCTTTCAGAGTGTTCGACAAGGATCAGAACGGATTTATTTCTGCAGCTGAGCTGCGCCATGTCATGACAAACCTAGGCGAGAAGCTTACTGATGAAGAAGTTTATGAGATGATTAGTGAAGCTGATGTGGATGGTGATGGCCAGATCAACTATGAGGAGTTCGTCAAAGTCATGATGGTCAGGTGA